ATTGTCGTTCGCCTGTTCGATCAGGTCACGCTGCGTATCGGAGATCTGAAAACGGATATTGGGGTATTTCACCTCAAGGTCCTTCATTTCAGCCCGTGCCGCTTTGGATACATCCAGTACAGAGCCGCCGGGTGCACGCTGAACAGCCAGGGCAACGGCATCTTTACCGTTGCCTATGTAGCCGCTGGTACGTTTCTGATAGCTCCATGAGACCTTCGCGATATCTCCCAGACGTACATTGGGCATGATCTGAAGTTGTTTCAGGCGCTGGACATTGTCCTTTTCCCCATAGAAAGTGACCGTATAGAAATCATTCTTCCCTTTGATGAAACCAATGGGCATATCTCGGTTAAGCGTAGCGATAGCTTTGGCAATAGTTTCGAAGTTCACATGGTACTTCTTCGCCTTGAATGGGTCGACCTCGATGTTGATCGCGCTCTCATAGCCACCGAATACTTCTACATTACCGATGGTTTTATTACTGAGGAGAGCCGGTTTGATAAAGCTGTCTGCGATCTTACGGATATCTGCAAGCGTAACCGAATCATTCTTCGGACTCATGGCAATGACATCAACAGGCAGGGTGAAATCCCCTGCCGTATAGATGGCAGGGTTCGTACCCTTGGGCAGTTTGGCCTTGACGATGCTCAGTGCATTGGCCACGTCGACCGCTGCGGCATTAAGCCCTTTTTTATAACCAAACTCTGCTTTGACGATAGAGTAGTTCGCCACATTCACGGAACTGACATCGGTCACAAGCCCCAAACGGGAGATCTCCTGTTCAATAGGCTTGGAGACGGTCGAAGCCGCTACCTGCGCCGTTGCACCGGGCACGTTTGTAATGACGATGACCTGCGGCGGGTTTGCATCGGGGAAAAGGTTCTTGGGCAATGTTACCAGCGCGATGATCCCCATGATGAAAAAGGCGGCGATCACCGAATAGAGCAGATAAGGCCGTTTATAGAAAAACTCGAACATCCGCTACTCCTTTACTTTGAGGGCATATCCGCTGGTCAGTTTCAGGAGTATGTCCGGTTTGGCTACAACGATCTTTTTACCTGTGATATCCTCTGAAACGATCACTCCCTGCTCTGCACTCTGGACAATATGCACTTCTTTTGCCGAAGCATGGTCCTTGTTGACAAGCAGTACATAGCTTTTGCCTTCACGGTCCAGAATAGCGTCAAAAGGAAGTTCGATCCCTTTCCCCTCGAAGATCACGACGTTGACCTCTACACGTTCGCCGGAGCTGAGCCCTTTGCTGTCACTGATATAGGCTTTGTACTCTTTCAGTCCGCGGAGTGTACTTCCCAGACCGTGCAACGTATACTCTTTGCCGTTGAACAGGACAGATTTTGGACTGATATCCTGCGGCGTACGTACCAGGAGACTAAAACCAGTCTCCGCACTGATCTGTACCAGCGGTTTCCCTGGCATGGTCACATCCCCGACAGCAGCCATCGTCTTGGCAACAATGCCGTCTATAGGAGCAGTGATGGTCGCATAGCTCAACTGATTCTCTGCCGCTTTGAGTTTGGCTTTGATCGACGCAATCTGGGACTGCTCTTTCTGCAGCTGCTCGATGGAAGCACCTTTGACCCTGTAAAGCGCCTTGGTACGTTTATGGCTTTTGAGCAGATTATCAAGCGAGAT
This DNA window, taken from Sulfurovum lithotrophicum, encodes the following:
- a CDS encoding efflux RND transporter periplasmic adaptor subunit, producing the protein MKKVLKILLFLVVIIALVVLGAKLIHDKRAKEASTPPAKIYPIVAKAMIPKVAQVKLTLPYLAETLNETDVTLSSRIASRVEQIVKSGSEVKKGEIVATLDTTDLTANINALKISLDNLLKSHKRTKALYRVKGASIEQLQKEQSQIASIKAKLKAAENQLSYATITAPIDGIVAKTMAAVGDVTMPGKPLVQISAETGFSLLVRTPQDISPKSVLFNGKEYTLHGLGSTLRGLKEYKAYISDSKGLSSGERVEVNVVIFEGKGIELPFDAILDREGKSYVLLVNKDHASAKEVHIVQSAEQGVIVSEDITGKKIVVAKPDILLKLTSGYALKVKE